AGTAATTgatgtaaatgttgttttgggCTAAAATATCTTCTCAGTGATGCATCTGTCTTTTATTAGGAGGATCCCCCCAGTAAATGTCCGCATAACATATGCACTTGGCATTACAACGTTGTTCCCCAACTTGAAGGACCCAGATTCAAAGAATGGTTATGTAAGTATTCACCTAtgctcttatttctttcttaacATGGTATTTCTCTCCACAGTATTAATTATGTAATGTCTGTTTGTTAGAGGACTTGTAGTATTATACAGtacttgtgtatttgtattaaaatgcattaaaacatgTAGTTTTCCAGACACGCACAAAAGTTCtctgtgtaatgtaaaaatgtactgtaaactctcatattttattgtgacagaATTTTCaaattactacattttttaCTGTAGCATACCCCAATGGTCGataatctttttattttgtgctatAAGATACAGTTGAGCTGACAGTGTTGAATTGATCATATGTCTGATCTGTACAGGattaacctttttttaattgacaGGAACATTTTTATGACCACCAGAGTGGGTCTGGCTACCTAGCATGGAGGTTGAAAACCGTCCAGCGCAACTCTACTGGAGAGATAAAGAAATCCAAGTCATGTTTTCAACAAGGTCCCAAGACTTCTCGCAACATGTGTTCAGTTGTGAAGCAGTTGTCTGGTGATGAATGCAAGGAGGCTATGTCAGTGATGAGGCACTCAGCTGACAAAAAGcttgttaaagaaaaaatgatggcaacatttcagcacagacaaaagGTGGTTCAAGATCCAGCTACAACCTCCACTGTCCTGGACCATTTCCCAAGATTTCTAGATACCCCTGGCTTGGTATGATAAAGAATGgttgtttttatcagtttaGGCTGTAATATATTTCTTCCaatgctgattttgttttttttgttttttttagattgatCAAGATTTCACAATGCTCTTTGGTGAAGAAGTGTCGGGTAAATTCCTGGCAAGATGGCCAACATTCTTCAAACCGAGGATCATCTCAGATTGCAAAAATCTTCCTGAAAGTGCTCATGTCAGTGAGCTCCTTTTGTCTGCACAACAAGAGTCTGAAGATTGTGGTAAGTGTAAAACAGATGTCTTACGGGAGCAATTACAACTGTACTCCCTGTAACTATTTTGTCATAActacaacatcaacatcaactcTGGTGGTCTAACAAAAGTAATCACTCTTTTGCCAATTGTCTAGTCTGGGACTCTGAGGTGGCTGCCATCCTTTTGCTTCTTCATCTGTTACCTCCAACATCCAAGGGTAGGAAAGCTTCAAAGATTAGCACATCTGATGCTGCTGACCGGCTGGTGAAGTTCATTAAGGTATGTTATCAGTCaagttatttgttgtttttgttttttttcaaggGCCTGTGTTGATGTTTCAATGTGCATTTAAGGTGGGAAATCAGGTATTTTCTCTTAATTCTTGGGTGCTTACTCTACAGCGAATTCCAAATttctttttgattgatttggtATCTTTATTGCTCAGGTGGGGCGAAGCATGGATGCCTTCCTCAAAGAAACTGGGCCTGTTCAACCACTTCTTCTGTGTGTcggagaaagaaagaacagcatTCAAAATTTCTACATTGTCCTGGACCAAAAAGTCATTCCCTGTTCAACGCAGACCGGAGTTGCTGCCTTTGATGAGCTGTTCAAGGCccattttgcttttgctgtgtcCTATGACGAGGCATTGAACAACTTCTACACATTCATCCAGACCACTGTGTACGGCATCGATGTTGGTGTTATGAAGGAGAGTCCTCGAGTCAAAGAAATCAGAGCAAGACTTCTTCATACTGCAGTTTGAAGAACACATCTTTGCCTGGAAATATGTTCATGTGTTACATTTGCAAGGTACACCACACAAGTTGTTCATTGTTATTTAGACATTTGAAGTTTCAGCATGGTCTGTACCCAGGAAAGTCTTTGCGTTTGAATTGTGGAGAGCCTGGatgttcctttgtgtttttgacataTTCTGGTTACAAGCGGCATTTATCTCGAGCACATGGAAATGGTGTTGATTCAGATGTTGTCAACAGTTTTGAGCCTGTTGCTAATGTTGGAGCCTCAGTATCCCAGCCAGTAAATGCTGATACTTCTGTGACTGTCACAACTCACATTCCAATTGAAAAAAGGCAAATACAAGACATGTGCAGCTCTATTGTTGCTCAAGTACAAGCCTCAGGAGTTCCAGAGAGTACTGTCCAATCTTTAGTTGGCTCAATGGAGGAACTGGTCAATGACATCCATGCACATGCAAAAGAAGCTGTTGTTGAATGTTTGCCATCTGATGCATCCAGAGAAACATTAGAAAAAGTCCAAGATTGTTTTGATCAACTTCAAAATCCATTCTCATGTCTTAACACAGAGTGTAAAAGGTtgagacattttgagaaaaaatggaaaatagttGAGCCTGTAGAGCATATTCTTGGTGTCCGCTTTGACATACGTAGAGACAAAACGACAGGCACATACAGGCAAATTCCTGTCAATGACAAGTTCATGTATGTACCCATTATGGGGTCTCTTTCATCCATGTTTAGGAACAGTGAACTGtgcaacagttttaaaaaggcaaaaccacACCAGGATGGGGTCTACAGGGATGTTAATGATGGTTCTTACTTCAgcaatcacattttattttcacagcaagAATATGCTCTTCAGATCCAGCTCTACTATGATGATTTTGAAACTGCCAACCCCTTAGGCTCAAAAAGAGGTGTACACAAACTtggttgtatttattttgttttgagaaaTTTGCCACCAAAGCTGAATTCTGTGTTGATGAACATTCATCTTGTTGCCCTCTTTCACTCAGATGACCTAAAAAAATATGGATTTGATCCTATTCTGAAGCCACTTGTTGATGATCTAAAGATGTTAGAGACAGAAGGGATGCAGCTGCCGTTTTCAGCTTCAACTGTGAAAGGCTCAATTTTTCAGGTTACTGGTGACAACTTAGCTTTACATGGCCTCTTTGGGTTTGTTGAATCATTTAATGCTAATTATTCTTGTCGCTTTTGTTTAACTGATAGAATAGAGTTGCAGTCAGTTTTTAGTGAGGATCATCCAGGTTTAACTCTACGTTCAAAAGACCTCCATTCACAACATTGCAGTGCCATTCAACAAAATCCTTCTCTGACCTCAGTATTTGGTGTCAAAAGAACCTGTTTGCTCAATTCTCTTCAGCTGTATCATACTTCAGACAATTTTGCTGTTGATATTATGCATGATCTGTTGGAAGGAGTGGTGCAGTACGAGTTAAAGCTTGTGTGTCAGTATTTGATTAAGAACTCCATATCCTTGAATTCATTGTTGGAGAGAATAATGAGTTTTAATTATGGGTTCACCCAGAGAAAAAACAGACCAGGTCTGTTAAAATTAGATGACAATAGCAAGGATCTTGGGCTTAATGCTATTCAATCTTGGTGCCTTTTACGAAACACCCCATTAATGTTTGGAGATTTAGTTAGCAGGGATGATAGCTGCTGGAACTTGCTACTTCTCTTAATACAAATTGTAAACATTGTCTTTGCACCTATTGTTACCCATGGTATGACTTGCTATTTGAAGCATCTGATTTTGGATcatcacacactttttaaatctgtctttcCAGAGCGAAATTTGATTCCAAAGCATCACCTAATGATCCATTACCCAAGTTGTATTCGGAAAATTGGGCCACTTATTCACATGTGGTGCATGAGGTTTGAaggaaaacacaattttttcaaaaagtgtgtgaagaacttcaaaaacatcacaaaaactCTTGTTAAGAAACACCAGAATCAGTtggcttttcattttgaaaacttcTACTTCAAAAGATTACAGTTTGGCTCTATTAGTGAAGTCTTGGCTAGCAGTTTAGAGGGCAGTGAGGCACTGAATGAAAGGTTtggtgtgtcttgttttgtttctacaaCTTCCTGGGTCAAAAGCTATGGTACAGAGTACCAAGTTGGGATGTACGTATGCACTGGTGTTGACAATGAGATGCCTTTGTTCAACAGGATCATCAGTATAATTGTTAGAGATGACAATGTTTATCTTCTAACTTGCAAAGTCTCTACATTGTATTTTGATGACCACCTAAATGCATTTACTATCGGGGAAAGAACAGATGGTTTCACCCTTGTTTGTATAGATGATCTTGTGTATTACAGATCTTATGATCAGCAGTTTGCATATGACTCTGAACAAATCTATATTGTGCcatacagtgtttttattccatgctaaaatgttcagattttgttggtgtacctgtattttttaataaaaaaaaatatttttgtacaacTTACATTGTTTATAGGTTTGTGAAGTAGATGGTGGGTATAGTGGTAAGAGGGGGATTAGTTGTCCACAACATTCTACACTATCAGAGTTAATTGCATTACACCAGTTAAGTGTAATATTTTGCACTGGAGTATAATTGggagtgttgtttttgtaaCACTGACACTAGTGTATAGTTATATCAACACTATTGGGTGTTAGCCAGTGTTAATTTTTAACACCTATCAGAGTTAATATTACTCTAGAAGGGTGttaaaaaatgtacactttTGAAAGTGTTGATTTAACACTAGAAAGTGTGGACACATATAGACACTTTTGTAGTGTTAAAATTAACACTCTCAGAGTTAATTTGACACTGGCGATTTTGCTGTGTAGCAGTGCAGCAGGAAGGGATGCTTCATATAGTGAAGTACATCTGTTGACAgttacattaataataatttaaaattgtGTTATAAACCATTTGTTTATTGTCCATATGCTGCTGATAAATTCTAAATGAGCAGGATCAAAACTTACATCTATAGGCCTGAGTGGCttcatgcaaacaaataaagcaatttgtaataaatgaattttaaaaatgaaatacgttttatgtttgtttttgcactcaGACACAAGAAACTTTTAATGGGAATAATGGATGTAAATTTCCTTCAACATAACACAAAGGTTAAATAAGtaattttgtctttgtcttaaaATGGATTCTGCCTAAGCATGAGATGAGTACACTGAACTCTTATTAATGTAAGGGTCAATATCCTGTGAACGAGCAGCATgattcacatcacacacaggaCCAAACAAACTGATTAAAGTTAAAGTACAGCATCTCCCTCCACTGGCAGATGTGGAATCCTTCATTTATCGTGAGGAAAATGGGCATTTGATGCTCTGTAAGTCAGAAAATCAATTCGTTTTTGAGGTTCAGAGTTACTCATGATGTCTTGCGCAGTTTCGTATCCAAAGCACAAAGCTGTTTAAGGAATCCTCTGTTTGGGAAGATCCACCTGCGCTCCTTCACTTTATTGATTGCGTCTAGTAGGGTGTAATGGTGGTGGATCATGAGGTAGGCCAGGACGAGGGAGGCAGACCTGCTCACCCCAACTGCACAGTGGACAAAAACCCGAGCTggtcaaaaagaagaaaaaagattttgatGAGCCTAAAGCTTGAGCTGATATTTTGGTTTTACTCTGGAAAAGATGAGCGGCATTCAGGGCAGCCTGCACAATCGGAGCTAAAACTGAGTGACAGTAGAGCAACATGACGGGTATTTACCACCAGCAGTGTCGAGTGCACTCTGAATATActcagcagaggggaagaaataGCGAGAGAGGTCAAAGGATGGTGAGTCATCAGCAGGCACTCCATAATAATCCACAGTGGAGCCGTAGAAGTCATGACTTCCCTGACAGTGCATCCTGCCATGAGCGGCGTTCACAACATGAGTGATTCCCAGCTTCCATAGACTGTAGCGATCATTTGCCACTGACCTGTGCACGAAGGAGGCAGGGATTACAAGAAACACATTATTAGGAAGtgttattttcatgttataaGCTGTCAAGAGAAAAGACTTACATGTCACCAATGAATAGGTTAGGCCAAACTTCATCCACACGATTACCAAACTTTTTTCCTCCATACAACACTTTCACCAAGTCTTTAACAGAAGGATTGGCAGGGGAAACTGCATTACTGTCCTGTAGATTGTTCATAGTTGACTGCAGGGATGTTTATAGGTGCCTACATATAAAACAATATTCTAAAACTACCCATATGTATGATTCACATCTCCCAACATTAATTTTCAAACTCTGTTGAGGCTTTACTACAACCATGAAGTAAACTGACAAGGACAGGTGTTCCTGGTCTAAAATTAAATAGTGACCCATATTCTAAATGTTAATGAACCTCACACCTTATTATACGCCACACCTTCTTAACGATAGTTTACGTGCAGTcatgatttttcattttgtggtcTTAAACTGCACAAAGACTTCCTTGTTTTTCACTATAATCACAACATGCTGCAGAATTAAAGCTGCAGTACCACATTTTCACCAGTAGGTATCACTGCTGGTCAAGCGGAGCTGAGCACCTCTAGCCGAATTTTTCTTTGCGCAGCTATTGTGGACATTACTACCTTATGTTGTCAACAGTAATGCTAACCAGCGCGAAGCCAGGGCGAAATGATTTACAACGAGACCGTGTTATTGCAAGAAATGCTAATAAGATTTCGTCAGATTTATTTGAGATGCTatttagctagctagctaaatAAAAGAGCCTCTGTGTCGTCCTCTGTTACATCTCAGTGCAGGTGAGTGAGCGTAAGGCGCACGCATTGATTAAGCTAGCAAATGGCTTGGTAGCTAACTTTAGCCAGCACTAAATTAGCCTAGTGGGGCAGGGTTGTTGAGATAGAAGAAAGGATGCTTTCGTTTGGTTTCATGTCTACCCCATTAATGCTTGTGGTTACACACACCGTCTTGTACCATGTTGGCTAATTATCTTACAAGATACAAAAAGATGTCAGTAGGATTAGCTCCTGGCCCCACCTTACTGACAGCCGGGGATGTCGGTTGATGcagttgcatgtttttcttattgGATAAAGTTAATCTACGGACCGCTTGTAAACCACAAAAGCTATGGTGCCAAAATATTATGTATTCTCATAACATGAAGTTTTAGATATGTTAACACTGTACCGAtggcttgattttttttttaattgagaCGATATTAATTCGTTAAGTGTCTAGGATAAGGTGATTAGTAATAAGATTGGGGAAAACAACCAACTAGTGAACATCCATGACTATCTTTTAAGTCTCAGCGGCAGCCTCTGGCCTGGGGAATATGTCTGCTCCTTCACCCACATTTTTAGGGTGTGATTTCTATTGTGCAAACTTCTCTTGGCAAACTCTTGTCTCAAATATTTGCTCAAGTTGTGAATACTCGGCTTGTCTGTGGAGCTCAGCAAATGTCTTGAAGttatttatcacttttttttctcgCAAAGTGAAGTTATTCTCAGTCTATGTGGCAGTTATATGTAGTTTGTTAGGAATTAGTATTGCTGATTCAGTGGAAATTTTGAGTGTCTACTTCTccttaagatttttttttgttggtggTGACCGAGTCAACAAGGAACCCTGTTTGACAGTAAGGGAGAGTCTAGCTGTTTGTGTGACACTCGTATGTTCTTTTCCTTCAGCCCTCAGAGTGAAAAGGAAATGATACAGCTCAGTGTCCGTCGCTGGACGCCCAAACACGTCGCCAAATGGCTGAAGGAAGAGGGCTTCTGTGACTACGTGGACCTGCTGTGCAACAAGCACCGACTGGATGGCACCAGTCTGCTCGCCCTCAGTGAGTATGACCTCCGATCACCCCCTCTGGAGCTCAAGGTCCTGGGGGACATCAAGCGGCTGATGGTGTCCATCCGGAAACTCCAGAAACAGAACATAGACGTGTTAGAAGAGCTGGGCCTTCCCTTTGATGGCCACTCTCCTACAGGCTCCGGAGGCAGTTTGGACTGGCTGTGTAATGGAGAGTCAGGCAGAGACTGTGATAGCACTGACACTGCTCCAGTGGGAGAGGAGTATCACCAGTACACTAATGGGAAGTACAAGCAACAGACAAGGCGCCTGGATCCAGAGTACTGGAAGACAGTGCTTAGCTCCatctatgtggtgtttgtgtttggattcACGTCCTTTGTCATGGTCATCGTGCATGAGAGGGTGCCTGACATGCGCACATACCCTCCACTGCCAGATATCTTCCTTGACAGGTGGGTACGTGATAGCAAAGACACTCTCAGACCTTGTTTTTCTGACCTGGGGCACTGGGTGGCCttcaaaaaacaacagaaacagccaGCTTTGAAATTCCAAAGAGCGAGCGaaacaaaaatatgcatttttatcaACTGTCAGAATATCACACCAGATGGTGGACATTATAATTGCCCTACTTCCTTGTAGCATGTTTCTATTATTGTCCTCACATATTCCTGATGGGCTAGCTTTAGTTCAAAGAGATCTTTGAGTGTTTTTTAAAGTGACCTACTTTGTAGTGTGACTCATTTATGATCAGCTTTAAGCTTTACGTGGAATATCATAGTTTATTGTGAAAGCTAATTTTAGAGAAATGCctgtaaattatttttgtatttaggATCCATATTTTGGTATTTAAAATCAGTCAAGTTAGAAACTTTCAACATAGAAATTAGTATCTGTTTGAAGTATTTAAGCCTTAACTTAGCTAATACTAATGCTGCTTAATTAATGATTTATGTAACAAAATTATTATTGATTCATCCTTTTTTCCAATCAATTTCCTCTTTCCAACAGTGTGCCCAGAATACCATGGGCCTTTGCTATGGCTGAAGCATGTGGAGTGATCCTCTGTAATATCTGGTTGCTGGTTCTGTTGCTCCACAAACACAGGTAGTCTTTCATATGAGTGTTTTCCCTACAGAGAGTCTACTGTAGGATGTTTGCAGTGTGTTCCTTAGGTCAGCACCATGGACGCTACAGGTTAACTGTTTCCCGTGACTTGTAGGTCGATCCTTTTGCGGCGCATGTGCAGCCTCATGGGGACGGTGTTCATGCTGCGCTGTATCACCATGTTTGTCACCTCCCTGTCTGTGCCAGGACAGCACCTGCAATGCTCAGGAAAGGTAAGACATAATGAAATTTTTTGTGTATTAATTCTTAAACATGATCTTCTTTCTGAGATATCGCAGTACTGATAGTTTTACATCTGCTCTTCTTCCAGATGTACGGTGACATGTGGGCCAAACTGCAGCGCGCTGTAGCCATCTGGAGCGGTTTTGGGATGACCCTGACCGGAGTGCATACGTGTGGTGACTACATGTTCAGTGGCCACACTGTGGTCCTTACCATGCTCAACTTCTTTGTCACAGAGTGTGAGTAGCCTCTCAGTCTTagctcatttttgtttgtttgttttaccttcTGTGGAGAACAGAACCACTTACGTAACTTAGAAAGGCCCTTTCCTATTAAGACTAAGGTGAAATGGCTGCGGAATAAATCATAATATCACTaactaaatttaattttaaaaagaccAAACTGAAGCTTTAAACATCACTTACGCCCTTTGGTCTGTTCTATGATTAAAGACTTGGTAACTTAATTTAAGGCTTACCTAAATGGTCGTTCTTGATCTAGTTCCAaaagagcaaagcaaaacaataatcAAAATATACCAAAAATGATAAGAtactatttttttgtttcacatggGGTTTTAAATTCAAGCCTGATTTTAAGTAAAACACAAGATAATAGCTTTAAATTTACTTTGTGTTAAGACTTACACATAgttgcttttaaaatgtcacagtggTCACGAGTTTTTGTCCATATCCATtcatgaaaatcacaaaaagttACTGTTGATGAAAGCTGGGACATTAGAGGGTTAAAGTAATGTATCAAGAGGAGGACCCAGGTAGAGCAGGGAACAATGCAACTGTATGAGGCAATATTGCACTTTTGTTGCCATCCAGTGCCGTTCTCTGGTATTACAACtggaataaaaacaagttttcttcCGTCTGACCTGCGCAGAAGTCGTCTGTCAGCTCAGAGAGTGTGAAAAATCTCTGAATGGTGTCGTGAAActgcagacaacaacaacagagtaaTACTTTAACGATTGTAtcttcagcttttatttttttctcatttcacagACACTCCACGGAGCTGGAATTTCATTCACACGTTGTCCTGGGTCCTGAATCTCTTTGGCATCTTCTTCATCCTGGCTGCACACGAGCACTACTCCATCGACGTGTTCATAGCGTTTTACATCACTACCAGACTCTTCCTGTACTACCACACTCTGGCCAACACCCGGGCCTACCAGCAGAGTCGACGAGCTCGCATCTGGTTCCCCATGTTCTCCTTCTTTGAGTGCAATGTGAACGGGCCTGTCCCCAATGAGTACTGCTGGCCCTTCTCTAGACCTGCTGTGATGAGGAGGCTGATTGGATAATGAGCAGCATTAGCGTTATGCTTCTTAgcctgtgctgtttctgtgtctgctttgtCAAGTTGCCAACTGAGGTGTGATCATCAACAAAGATAACTGATGTGATCCTGTTAGCATCGAGGCCTGATTGGATACATAGAGCCATACATTCTTATAATCTCGATCTCACCTTCTAACCTGCTTCCTTGAAACCGTATTTACCATATTAGGCGGAGTGGGGATATGTCTCATTTGTTggttgcttgtttttcttctatAAAGATGTATCATTTTATGTAGCATGGGCTGCATTTTTCAGTAATTTGCAGCTTACTCATCTGTCAAAGTATTTTGTTTGCACATGACAGAAAGAAGCCACATCAAAAAATCTCAGACGGAGAGTGTTACCTAAACCTTCtcagcagtttttttattttctgtgcaaTCACAGTACCTGATAATTTCAAGGCTTGGATCCATATTCTTGACTGAAAATATGTCTGACCAGCCGCTGTGTAGTTTATGGAAACATAACACTACGGACCACTGTTAAAGCAATATTTAAAGATCTACATTTCATATATTATCAGTGATGAAAACCTTTTTCATTCCTGGAGATTGCGACCATTTTAACAGCATTACTAAATGTTCTCAGAGTAATTCATTGCTCATTGAAAGAAACGGTAAAGTACAACAGACCTCTGTTGATATTATTCACTTAGCTATGGCCTCTTCCTTACCAGACCTAGAAAAGATGCATTCAAGGAAACGTCAGTATAAGCCAAAACAGGGAATAACAAAGATTTTTCCAGCTGTCTTAAATATAATTCCATTTGCCAATTACCTTGAGTGTCACAATAGGTTTATCTGTGTAAAAATTTCCCAAATCTTTAATGTTTACCGTTGGATAGTTctatagtgttttttttaaaaaatcaccaTAAGAGTGTAAATGACCAGACTTGCATAGAAAGTGAGCTTTCCCTAATCCGTTAACATTAGTCTATAGTAATAGTTCTTTAAAAGGACCCTTaaatttgtatgtatttgtttatattaatttatttcattttgtaaatgtcGATaggtatttttatatttcatatacAGTGTTATAGCAACATGCACATGGAGAAATATGTTTACAGTTGCTCTTAACTATGTATTTGTTTGAAACACAATGTGCTTTTTAAgtgtaatatttatttcagattgGCCTCTACACTTCATATAGTGAAACTTGCCAGATGTAATTGATTTGGTCATTACAGCATGTTAAAAACATGATTATTTTAAGTGGAGTTGACATGCTGCAACACGTCCTTTCATTGAAGAATGATGCTGTTGCATTCATGTGCTCCTGCAGAGCCACATTACTCGTTTCATGTCTCCTTCagtcattttcatcattaaagaACTGACATCAAAGACCAGACAcgttgtttttttcctgctctctgcACAACCACATAATGAACGTCTGTTCTACATAGATAGATACATTTCGTCTTGAGAATGAGAGATAATCACtttacaaacatgtaaaaaactaatatttattgtgtattttaaccAATAACCAGCTTTGGATGATGAGTGGACACTCAAGCACTTGTGATAAATAATGTTTTAGTAACATAAGTTTCTTTAAGGATCCTACCCTGAATGTACAACCCACTGACAGTATATCGACACCTTCTTAAAATAATCgcataattcattttttcaggtttttcaggaaacacaaaaaactccCCCCAAAATTGAAATTATggcataaaataataatctcaGTCAGAAAGTATGTATCAGAGGATGATGCTTGACATATGAGAAAACTTGCTGTTTTTCATAATAACtaagattaaataaatgacttAGGCATTTTTAGATAAGATAATATATGTCAATGGTAGGGACCAGCAATTACAAACATTATAATAATACAATGTGTATTAAAGTAGTAATTGTTTAATGCGATATACAtgatttatatgttttactttaatctctttttttattttaatttccttgGCATTGTGTTCCTTTCTTTTTGGTCGCGGTAATAAAAcgtaagcaaaaaaaaaaaaacaccgtCTGTGGTTACCATGACGATTTAGAGGTCCTCACCTTTGCCGGTGTGCTGTTTTGCGCACATTTGGCATGTCAAATATTGTCTTTTGATAATGACAAGAACTATGTTTGCGATTTCCAGAAACCGTAGAACACATGCTTGATCAAGTAGGAATTACTACATTATCATCTCGCTGCGATTTCAGACGGGCACAGAGTTAAACAGCTATACTTAGGGTCCTGCGGCGCCGAGGTCAGGAAGGTGTTTGTTTCGGTGTCTCCTCCATATCGTCCTACACCGGTCCCTGCCGCGTTTCCTGTCTCACAACTTGACAACAACATCGTCAGCAACACTAATACTCGGTAAGTAATTGGCCTTATAATTACTTAGGCtgctcatgttgtgttttgttgaaatgTCGGTAAACTGGTTGCCAAACATCCCATTTGCTAGCTAGAAAACGCCCCCTActatcctcatgtgttcaaacTCCTTCAAAATGCTTAAGCAGGAACCGGTAACAGTGGAATATTTCATATCGGTGCCAGACACTATTATCtatttgttaaatgaaaaaatatataaatgagcAATCCTGAACTGCGTATGCATCTGAACAACCGACAGTCCCTTTAATTTCGGTTAACTTATGTCAttattcctcctttttttttttttttaacaaaaatgttattttacaaaCGGTTGCTTTGATATTTATATTCACGCCTAAAATTATTAGTCGtggtagaaagaaaaagaaacattaaatggCGTTTTGCCGGGTTACAGTAAGCAGATCGTTTCAGTCAAGGCACCGGTCTAACCTTGACGTGACGACAGAATCTGAGAGTAATGGAGACCGTATGACTCAAGTGCTGCAGGTGTCtgacaacagaaatgttttaaggTCAGGGAAAGCGCTTTATAGCTGTCTAATAGAAT
The Scatophagus argus isolate fScaArg1 chromosome 21, fScaArg1.pri, whole genome shotgun sequence genome window above contains:
- the LOC124052281 gene encoding uncharacterized protein LOC124052281 isoform X2; translated protein: MREGEKGCDMLVPVEYKGVSKWVRVPKTEDVYSYQEFVEGVLVKFNLPDFTSLMLKDSAGVEVDEDIFDELLKSSGVSFKAFTEGCHDDSVEDSSSEASFSEWSPSRASGASSSSGSDVTIILESTKARKRQLIEGPPDSIIAKDTVMVALHSKPGGNQIFKEYEKTNRLSDGTRRKMVNILVADMVETHGRIPPVNVRITYALGITTLFPNLKDPDSKNGYSGSGYLAWRLKTVQRNSTGEIKKSKSCFQQGPKTSRNMCSVVKQLSGDECKEAMSVMRHSADKKLVKEKMMATFQHRQKVVQDPATTSTVLDHFPRFLDTPGLIDQDFTMLFGEEVSGKFLARWPTFFKPRIISDCKNLPESAHVSELLLSAQQESEDCVWDSEVAAILLLLHLLPPTSKGRKASKISTSDAADRLVKFIKVGRSMDAFLKETGPVQPLLLCVGERKNSIQNFYIVLDQKVIPCSTQTGVAAFDELFKAHFAFAVSYDEALNNFYTFIQTTVYGIDVGVMKESPRVKEIRARLLHTAV
- the LOC124052281 gene encoding uncharacterized protein LOC124052281 isoform X1 — translated: MREGEKGCDMLVPVEYKGVSKWVRVPKTEDVYSYQEFVEGVLVKFNLPDFTSLMLKDSAGVEVDEDIFDELLKSSGVSFKAFTEGCHDDSVEDSSSEASFSEWSPSRASGASSSSGSDVTIILESTKARKRQLIEGPPDSIIAKDTVMVALHSKPGGNQIFKEYEKTNRLSDGTRRKMVNILVADMVETHGRIPPVNVRITYALGITTLFPNLKDPDSKNGYEHFYDHQSGSGYLAWRLKTVQRNSTGEIKKSKSCFQQGPKTSRNMCSVVKQLSGDECKEAMSVMRHSADKKLVKEKMMATFQHRQKVVQDPATTSTVLDHFPRFLDTPGLIDQDFTMLFGEEVSGKFLARWPTFFKPRIISDCKNLPESAHVSELLLSAQQESEDCVWDSEVAAILLLLHLLPPTSKGRKASKISTSDAADRLVKFIKVGRSMDAFLKETGPVQPLLLCVGERKNSIQNFYIVLDQKVIPCSTQTGVAAFDELFKAHFAFAVSYDEALNNFYTFIQTTVYGIDVGVMKESPRVKEIRARLLHTAV
- the LOC124052281 gene encoding uncharacterized protein LOC124052281 isoform X3, whose product is MREGEKVLVKFNLPDFTSLMLKDSAGVEVDEDIFDELLKSSGVSFKAFTEGCHDDSVEDSSSEASFSEWSPSRASGASSSSGSDVTIILESTKARKRQLIEGPPDSIIAKDTVMVALHSKPGGNQIFKEYEKTNRLSDGTRRKMVNILVADMVETHGRIPPVNVRITYALGITTLFPNLKDPDSKNGYEHFYDHQSGSGYLAWRLKTVQRNSTGEIKKSKSCFQQGPKTSRNMCSVVKQLSGDECKEAMSVMRHSADKKLVKEKMMATFQHRQKVVQDPATTSTVLDHFPRFLDTPGLIDQDFTMLFGEEVSGKFLARWPTFFKPRIISDCKNLPESAHVSELLLSAQQESEDCVWDSEVAAILLLLHLLPPTSKGRKASKISTSDAADRLVKFIKVGRSMDAFLKETGPVQPLLLCVGERKNSIQNFYIVLDQKVIPCSTQTGVAAFDELFKAHFAFAVSYDEALNNFYTFIQTTVYGIDVGVMKESPRVKEIRARLLHTAV
- the LOC124052286 gene encoding dual specificity protein phosphatase 13-like, coding for MNNLQDSNAVSPANPSVKDLVKVLYGGKKFGNRVDEVWPNLFIGDMSVANDRYSLWKLGITHVVNAAHGRMHCQGSHDFYGSTVDYYGVPADDSPSFDLSRYFFPSAEYIQSALDTAGARVFVHCAVGVSRSASLVLAYLMIHHHYTLLDAINKVKERRWIFPNRGFLKQLCALDTKLRKTS